One Phyllopteryx taeniolatus isolate TA_2022b chromosome 3, UOR_Ptae_1.2, whole genome shotgun sequence genomic window, CTTTAACTTGTTatgaaatgtttgtgtgtggctaAAGTTTTGGTTTTCACAGCAAGGCGTCGGGCTTGATGGTCCCTTAGTGGACGCGGAAGGCTACCCGAGATCCGACGTTAACCTGTACCAGATACGAACCGCCAGACACAATATTTCATGTAAGTAACTCGCGtttcgggggcggggggggggggggatatccatccatccatccattttcaatgcaCACTTCTTGGTGTTTTGACAGTTGGCAACTGTGAAAGCGCCCTAACCACACAAAGATGctagaaatacagaaatattatAATGCACCTATACACTTTCCTAACTGTCATAAGTGTAAAGATGTTAACCAGTGTGTaataaaactactcaccatTTGAAGCTGCCTGCCACTTTTTCAGTGCAGTGAAAGCTTCTCCAATCACAATCATCTTCCTCAGCGTGGCAAGTAAATCTATACCTCGCAGGTTCTACGGTTGTGGTCATCTCGCACCGTTTGCCCCGGCAGGCCTGCAGAACGACCACAAGGACATCATGGTGGAGATCGAGGACGCCTTGCACAGGCTGCACGCACAGGAGAAAGACAAGTGGCCGCACGACCAGATGGAAGCTCTCGAGGAGCCTGTGGAGCAGCGGGACACCCTCCCGCCCGCCTTTGCGCGGGTGGATGCCGTCACCCAGGGATCGCCCGCCTCCGCGGCCGTGAGTGATGCCGGTAGACCTTTTTGGCTTGTTTGAGAGCTTTTCTTAACTTTTTACTCTCCTTCGTGTCTTTTTGCAAAGGGCCTCAAAGTGGGAGATGAAGTCATCGAGTTTGGTTCCGTGAACACCGGCAACTTCCAGAGCCTCCACAACATTGCCTCTGTGGTGCAGCACAGTGAAGGGGTAAGACTCCAGGTGGACACCTTAATATACTGTAGACCACCTAACATGTCAGCTGCAGATAAAggcaatggttttttttttgtgtgtggcggGGGGGGGACAATATTCAGAAGAGTTTTTTTGccaatgtcttattttgtctGCAGAAGCCGCTGCGAGTAACGGTGGTCCGCGGGGGTCAGAGAGCCTACATGAGCTTGACTCCGCAGCGGTGGTCCGGCCAGGGTCTGATGGGGTGAGTCCATCGCAACACAAATGCATTTATATAATCTGATCGGTTCCCCGTCATTCTCCCTATTTTCTTCCCAGGTGTAAGATTGTCCCCATGCCTCCACCATGAGCTTCAATGACCTCGTTGATGAGCAAATCATGTGAATTAAATTCCTTTTCAAATTCAGACacaatgctttttattttagtttctaCAAAAGTATTAATCCCTGGGTTAACAAGATTGATAGATGAAAAATCAGAGAGGGTTAAACATCCTTTTACACACGAAAAATTAGGATgttgaagaaaaataatcatgatgctttgaatttcttctttttgccTTTGACCATCTGTGGAAGCTGGATTTTGAAAGCAGTCCTACAAAACACaattatacaaatattaaatatcaaaatatcaatGCCATTAAAAaggattttaattaaaaaaaaatatatatatatatactcactCGCAGGTTGTACAGATGGGGCTAAAGTTGCAGAATACTGTGGTGGAGAAAGTAGTACAAGATTAtcaactaaattaaaaaaactcacCTCACCCCGCCAAAAATGAAGCTACTGCGGTTATAGTGGACTTTCCCCCCCTCAGTAAGATATAACTATACGCCATTATAAATCTGactaatcatatttttttctggaaaacaatactacaactgtttttttttttttttttttgtaaaccttTATTTCTTCTGGTTAGGACTTTTAgggaatttgtttttattgtaagcATGAGAAAGACGCGAGTGAGTACTTACTGGACAGGCAGACGGAGCAGACGTAACCGATCTGGATGAGGTTGCGGTGGCAGAAGCACGCCGCCCTGTAATCAACATGGGCTggcggcggcagcagcagctgcgAACGCTGCTCACCGTCGGGCAGGAACACCCACTGCGCCGCAAAGTCACACAAACTCTTATAGCACCATGAAAGTCAATTACGTATCAAGAAAAACATGGCGTGGCGGCAGTCACCAGAAGATACTGAGCCAGGGCCGCCTTCTGGGGGATCTTCAGGTACAAGCCTCCCGTTATATCACAAGCCTGTCGGTTCACAAAGGGGACAAAAGAACTACATTTTCAATCAAGTAACTCCTTGTCTAACTCTCATAATTATATACAAATAACTAATAttagtttcattttctttatcgTTATTACTGTATTAGCAGTGTCCATCTTTTCAACTaatattggtttaaaaaaacattactaccTTTGATGTATTTTTATCTTGTATTTTCCCAAGTATGTTTACtctagtatttttttctgatttgggcatttaatatttatttttcattagaaTGGTTGCACTGTATTTCTTGTGTAATAGGTTTGTctatttttgctattcatggATTTGTggggctaatatttttttaataagtatttttttgtactttattttctatttcaaatgttttctattttactatagttgtacatttttcattttgtattttaaatattgtattcaaTGTTGGTATGTTTTATTCACATTTGTGTATTTCCAACTCTTGTATTAAACATTTTGGGTGAAATATAATATTGAatttttcctaatatttttgtacttttcatttgttagcatttcattttgtaatgttgTTGGTCTAAtagtttagcatttttttccaatttgtgcatttttcatcaaatgtttgtaatcttgaaaaatatttaatatatatatatatacacacacacacatttataaacATTGTTATTTTGGTATGTTTTGAGATTTTAGCATTTTTCATCAAAGATTTTTGGTTtatatagccatccatccattttctgagccgcttctcctcacgagggtcgcgggcgcgctgaagcctatcccagctatcattgggcaggaggcggggtacaccctgaactggatgccagccaatcgcagagcacatacaaacaaacaaccagtccctctcacattcacacctacgggcaatttagagacttcaatttacctaccatgcattttttttggatgtgggaggaaaccggagtgccccgagaacatgcaaactccacacaggcggggccgggattgaaccccggtcctcagaactgtgaggcaaatgctct contains:
- the psmd9 gene encoding 26S proteasome non-ATPase regulatory subunit 9; translated protein: MKMTEENNPRTSMDDVKTLIKKKDDIEEQIKAYYDVLEDFWFSQQGVGLDGPLVDAEGYPRSDVNLYQIRTARHNISCLQNDHKDIMVEIEDALHRLHAQEKDKWPHDQMEALEEPVEQRDTLPPAFARVDAVTQGSPASAAGLKVGDEVIEFGSVNTGNFQSLHNIASVVQHSEGKPLRVTVVRGGQRAYMSLTPQRWSGQGLMGCKIVPMPPP